One Arachis hypogaea cultivar Tifrunner chromosome 18, arahy.Tifrunner.gnm2.J5K5, whole genome shotgun sequence genomic window, ttaaaattaaaattttgaattttgaataatttaatttttaaatatatatttaaattataatatattaataattaaatagaaacataaatttaaaatttaaattttaaatttcagttttatttagtttgtattttgaatatgtatttaattttaaaaggatattaaatttattcatatttttagatgtgtttgttttaattttttttaaattattgtaataaaagacGAAATAGTATaccatttttaaaatataattagttgAATTGTTATGTCATTTGTGGTGGTTAAATAATCCTTGTACTCTGCTCGACGGTTTCAAATTtaattagataataaaaataaattaaaaaaaatcataaacataaattataaaagaatcttcttctgctgcttctttcaTTGGAATTCGCCATTACATATCTCCGTGATATCTCCCTATTAGATAATATTTCTAAAGACATTCATAACCGTTAGAGAGTATAACAATTTACGTAATAATGGAGACTTATAAAATTTTTGGAAGAGAGTCGCATATTATACATAGCTAAACTCCCTATATATAGTAACGGAGGATAAATGTAAAATAGATGGGTGCCATTCTTATTCTTTACAATGGAAGGTGagagaaattttttatgtttacgTTACATATTTAACTTAAAAAGAGTGCTAAGAGGTCAACGGAATTTATGATGTGTAGCCATCAATTAATtatcatcaatatttttaattatgtcaGATGACATCTAATGCTATaagattattcattttttttatggttaagtgctcgccaaattttaataaaaatactaatttaattctaaataagttccaaattaaataattaacatattttattttatcaagtgttacattttcttttatcttaatataaaaaaataaagaaacattaatttgattgttatatcaaaataaaaccatttataatagaaatttttttttattttaccattctatttttattattaaatttgtatttaacattgtgtgtggtatgaaatctcaattttaattctatttttttcacatataattttgtttttatatagtttgctATTTCTTTTTATAGTATAAGTTCTAGACCCTAACAAAACATATATAACACATTTTATATTTTCACCTACTATATCATATACAATAAAACACAACACTAactatacaataatttttttacctACTATGTTATAcacaacaaaatatttttattttatattaatttttttacactACCAATCTATGTGAAACGAATCCTTAATCTTTATTTAAATAAGATAGCTAAGTTTAAAATGCAATTTCATTGTTCTCTCCTACAATAATTACActtcaaatataaattaattgtattttattatatctaagaaaaaatagtttgctataataaaatataaattaatttgattatatcttaaatataataaaatataattaatttatatttaaagtataattaTTGTACTGTATCAAACATTGAGAACAATAAAATTACATTTTAAACttaattatcttatttaaatGATGATTAAGGATTCGTTTCACATAGATTTTGGTAGTACAAAatgattaatataaaataaaaatattttgttgaaTAGAATGTGGTAGGTGAAAAAATTATTGTAtaattagtgtttagtgttttaTTGTGCATGGTaggtaaaaaaatagaaaataaatatgaaatatgtGTCAGGTATATTTTGTTATAGTCTAAGATTTGCTGTATTATAGAAAATagcaaattatataaaaataagatcatatgtgaaaaaaaaataaaattaaaactgtgaTTTTATACCACACATAATGTTAAAGacaaatttaataacaaaaatagattggtaaaatataaaaaaaaattcctaTTATAAATGATTGAGTAAAGTATGTTTTTATCCCCAATGTTTGGGATAAGttccaaagttgtccctaacatttcaatcgtcctatttaagtctttaacgtttcaaaactgactcaatgttgtcttaccgttagggatccgttaacagaattgacggcgggacaaaattgagacgattttgaaacgttagggacttaaataagacgaaaacgttggggacaaaaatgatacatagaaataaattttaattttatctttcaataatatcaattttttactatacatagtattcagttattttttaatcacatctaagtaaattacacttaatcatattactttcattttaaataaattaatttttttcataattttactcttaaagatttttagttatcatgaaatgtttatagaatgactagtatataaacttgcagaaagaaataatatatatacaataaaatataaattatatcttttgtctctaatgtatcaaaattctttaaaattataaaaaaataaatttatttaaaataaaagtaatgtgattaaatgtaatttatttagatgtaattaaaaactaattgaatactatgtaaagtaaaaaaaaattaatattattgaaagataaaattaaattaaaatttatttttatgtatcgtttttgtccctaacgttttcgtcctatttaagtccctaatgtttcaaaatcgtctcaattttgtcccgccgtcaattctgttaacggatccttaacggcaggacaacattgagtcaattttgaaacgttagggacttaaataggatgattgaaacgttagagataactttaggacttaccccaaacgttggggacaaatacgatactttactctaaatgattttattttgataaaaaaattgtataaactTTTTAAATAGTTCTATTTTGATAtagtaatcaaattaattttttttatttgtttatcttaAGAGATAAGAAAATGtaatacttaataaaataaaatatattaattctttGATTTAGAACTTATTCAATATTAAGTTaaatatctctctctctctctctgagatTCTATAAATCCTCCAGCGCTTTATCCTTCCCAATAGATTCTATAAACCTCTATTTTCGCATAAACTGTTATACCCTCCAGCGATTTATGTATGTTTATTTTCCGTTATAAACAGATATAAACTAGGTAatcaatttctctttttaattcgtGTTATAAATTGCTATACTCTATAGCGATTTAcatataattgtaaaaaaaattatttaggtaaCTTGCTCCTATTATTATAATCATGAGTTGATTTTGTATGTATTATTAGTGATAGGCGAATTGATGAATGTCTTAAAATTCTTAATATCAAGTAATTAACGGAGCATGCATGAATGGTAAATCCAGGCCTGAaactgtgtttttttttttttttttactaaagataggagactcgaacccgcaatttcttaattgagtatggagagactatgccatttgagttataacttatTGGCAGACCTAAAACTGTTAATGGTAAAACTAATAGTAATAgtatttagttagttaattagttggaAATTAACTTGTATATAATTATGTATGTAGTCATCAAACATATATACTATTTAATTCTATTATTGAACTTATGtctaattgtattttttttacttaaaataaaaaatattttagtgagTCAaggtaataaaattaaattttattagttaatttatttatgaaaaatctTAATATACTAACAGATTTTATGATTTGTATCTATGTATTTTTTACATGGTTGTTAATCAAGTAATTTTCTCCACACGCGCGTCCTCCACCCCTCACTCGTTTATTATTGgggttttaatttttcttagacTAGttgttcattattattattattattattattattattattattattattattattattgggtgTCTTTTACAAATATAGTTTAATATTGAAAACACTGACATacacttctaattaatttttaagataaataaaacaaatttttttctgTAATATCCAATTCATCTGAGGTTATATTCagttatttttcaatatatttgGACActcaactatttttttattttatatttgtggtcTACCCAGACTTTTTGGTCAGAAAAATTCTCAAATATTCTTCTATTAATTTATTTCTCAATTACGGTACTTAACTATGTGATTTGATGTTGATTTACTCAAAGAAGggattttttttactacgtgtaATTACAAAATTAGTCTGCCAAATTTTTGTTATTCTTAACGATTAAAATCCTTACCACCAAAGAAGTCACCTTATAATAATGAATGATATTCACATCTCTAGTAGTTTGATAGTGTGTGATGATTGCGACCCAACCTAACTAGCTTAATTGTAGTAATGATTTGTATGTGTTAATTAGTAAGAATAATGATGATAGGAGAATTGATGTTTTAAAATCTTTCAACTATATAATGGAGCATGCATTAGTCACAAATGAATGTTGTCATGAAAATATGTATATAGAAACTAACATTATTTTGTAAGATCTTTTAGTTTGGATTAAGTCGAATAGGGAGAATGATATATAGGTTCTCGTGAAAATTATAAATACGCTATGATttagaatataattatattaaaaagttCAGGGAAGCATAAACATGAGagccaaaagaaaatggaaaatctGAATCAACTTTATTATGCTAAAAGGAGTAATCACATGGAGATGCACAAAGAGGCAGTACTTAAATGAGAGAAACTTAAAGGCATgatcataaataaataattaaatacaatacAAATCCATACAATATATCAAAGTCTCTGCTGCAGAAAAAGAATAGGTTAAATGGTAATGCACTAATGCCTAAACAACCAAGgagttccaaaaaaaaaaaaacataacaagAGGTACATTCAGAGTGCTAAGAGTAACACAACCAAAAATGTAGCAAAGGGAGCCATAACTGCTGAATTACTAAGCATAATAGAGGTTGAATCTTCTGCTATGCTATCATAAGGAGATGAAGCTACTGGGGAGAAGGCTTCAGGCGAAGGAGACATCGGCGACAGCGAGATACCTTGAGGTGCAAGCAAAGAGGGTGGTGGGGATTCTGGAACTGGAACTGGAACTGGATGATGTTGTGGGGACATAACCTCCACAAGAAGCTTCTGTCCTCTGCTACAATGATGAGCGGTTCCACTGATGAAGTAGAAGGCACCAGGGCTATCAAGATTGAGAATGCTCTTGCCATTGTCAAAGGCTGTGATGGGGTTACTTGCATCGCAGTGAAAGTAGTCCCATTCCTCCACACTTAGAACCGAGTCATTCTCGTACtcaaacactacaaaaaaaaaacaaagaaaattaacatTCATAAGTTGCATAAGTCTAAGTGCAAATGCCatagatatatagatatagatatataCCGAGAGAATCTCCAACTTGGAACCTGTTTCTTTCAGCCCAACGGGTGTAGAATGAAGTGTCAGTGGGATCAGGAACACGCCAACCAAAGTGATCACCAACTTTGAACTCCCTCGCAGCTGTGGTACACAGCATGATGAAAAGAATCACACATTTAAATAGATGTGACATGCTTTATTAAGAATGGATGTTGAAGAAGCAAAAAGTAGTGATAAACCAATGCAAAGTGCAGGGTCTGTATATATAAGCACGAGAACATGATAGTGATGAGAGTGTGTTTAGGTAGTTATGCATAGTGGGTAGTTATTAAAGTTGGGACTAGGGGTACGTGCGGCCATTATTGGTGGGTATGACTTAATTTGGTCAAAGAATGGTCAACAATCAAGGTCACATCTTTGGCGGTTTTGGAATAGCTAACTTGACCATAAGACATTATTAgtaaagatatttattttaaattttttagagtatTAAGTTAGTAGgtcttgaaaattttgatttaggACTAATTAGTGGGGACATATATGTATCACCactaaatttcacataataaattaatggAGGGACATAATGTGTTCATCGTTTACAATTTTGGAAGACTAAATtagtactttatttttttcaatggCTAATTAATATGaaatcgaaaattttaaagatctaattgtcactttactcaattttttactattttatattttcttatttacaTATGACCGATTCAATCGGTTCGAccaataatttattagttaaattaataaactaataaaccaATAATTTAACCGGTTCGATTCTCACAACTATCCTTTTATTGCAATTCTTCACTATGATTGAAATAGCAGATATGATTTATCATAGTTGATTAaaaagttgttattattattagttcttttaatctATAAAACTCTGAAACAAGATTTTGCTCAAGTGaaaaattaaacacattgtatCGTCATTGGAACATATTAAGCTTTGATAGTgatatatttgtgaatttttgtATTCCAGCGACTTGAATGATGATCTCTTAcacttaatttttcttttttgttatataTTAACTTACCGACATATATCTTACATTTTGATAATAAAGAAAATCGACAATGATAACAAAATCATAAATTTTACCATTAACGATTAACAAAGCTCAACACAAGAGGACCAAATCCATTAACTGTGTCCCAAAAAAAACCTCATTCACAGAAAGTCAGACACGATTTATAGACATATATATGCATTAGCACTTAGAGTATGACCAGCTTCACAGAATCATTATTGATGAACCTGTAGTTAATATATATGATGTTCCAAAAACATAGCTACATAGTTATCCAATAAGAATGGAACATTATGAAGAAATAAAATCCAACCACTAGCATCTAAAGagtaagcattccaactcaaatCCAGAAGGCATGCCATACTTTTTAACAGCATTTGAATAGCTGAAACAGTCACTCATCACTTAAAATTGAAAGGACATTTTGAAACATAGTTGCAAATTTGACAGGCCTTATTGAAAGGTGCAAGAGCATATTTGCTTTTTACACTGAAAACATGGTCATTTGTGTGGAATCTTACTTCTTACATTGTTCAGAACTCTTTTCCACTCAGTAACCTTTGTGTGTGCCATAGGAAGCGTGATTGCTCTCAAGTGGTTCAACTTTGAAGCAATTTCTTTTGGTAATTATTAAGTAgaatttatgttattttattcaCGATTTTTTTGCATACATGGCAACAGCATAAGGTGCATAATCACAgtgaaaatttatatatatagtggAATAGGATTAAGGTTAATAACACAGTGCATTACTATAATCAATAGTGAAGacttatgaaattagatcaaagttTATTGATGTGATATATTAAATGACATTATAACATACATCTAATAGTCTTAATTGGCagttaacataataaatttatgaaattagatcaaataaattttaaattgaagaattttaatgtcttaattttttttattaaattttgatttgatctaattttataaatttatcatattaatagtcaattaaaatttttgatttgatctaattttataaatttatcatattaatagtcaattaaaatttttatatgtatGTTGTAATAACACTTAACatatcatattaataaattttgacaccgtcaataaaaaaaataacataagatttaatgtgattaattcaaaatttttgaaaaataaatttaattaaaaaattttttgaaagcaaATTTAAAAAACGAATAATGTTTTAGTAACGAATTTGACCGATTATTTACTATGCATCGAAatggaaaaaattataaatatttgtatttaatttatgTAACTAGTGAAATAATAAGTACTTAgttaaaccaaatgtttccaataATACAGTAATATAAGATTAGATGTATCATGTACGTGTAAAAATGATGGTGTTTCATAATATATAACACTCAATAACATAACATAAAAGGTGCATATATATGGTTTAGCATGCCCCTTTTAtgtaaattaaaagagtaaataaaGGTGGCTTATCTACCGTACCAATTATTATATGGATAGATAGATTCAAACCCAAAGGATATATAGGAGAGAGGTAAGTGCCGACAAGaccagcattattattattattattattattattattattattattattattcagcaTCTGCCTCTTTACACATATAACATGGGAAGATCCCTTCACATAGGAACATGCAGCACCAATAccatacttatattttttttatatgtattaatATCAGCAAATGCAGCCAGTCATGCACGTCACGTACCGCATGTGCTTGCCTTTCATTGTTCACATGCAATTAATTGCAAATAACACCCAcctacacacacacatatatatatcctTTTACTTTACTATATTACcattattcaataatttattaatgatAATAAGCCTTACATTTAATTTCATCTCATCATCATATCAATTAACAGTGGGCTTTGCCGACACTAGTAACCATATACACACACCAATAGTGTACATTGACTGTTGTACTTGCCATGTGTACTTTTATagactttaatttcttttcttccaaAGTATGTATTTGTTGATTCTATAATAATTCTACGTTAGGCAGATACCGAACCACACACATGCAAATTGCAATGATACATTGTAAAAGCTTCGTATGTAAATCATTCATGTATAGTCCTTTGAATAATATGTCACATGGTCATTCAACAAAGTACTGAACAACTCGTCAAAGAGCATTTTCTACAATGTAATTAGCCTTCCCAACTTAACCCCCACTTTTTGGTCTTATTGTATAATGGCTTGGCTTCACATACTTCATAGTTAATAAGAAATTCTAGTTCAAAATTGACTTTACTGATTAACTTGTTTAATTTATATGTAATGTGGTAATGGCAACCAAGGAAGAAGAAGCTAATAAGATTGCAATATGATGGAAGGGTGGAGCCCTTGTCCAAAATCGGTGGAGAGAGTTATATCAACACTCAATGTGTGACctaattctttctttatttttatatttatcatcACTACGCCCCACAACTCAACTCACATGACCTTGCCGCACCGTTTTGCAAGCTAGCTAAGCATGactcacatttttattttattttattcttttcaagttGGTCCTCTCATTTTGGCTTCATAAATTCCCTTGGGCcttagctttttcttttttctatgtaGTACGTACAAAGGACGATGTCTAACTGGCCAATGCTAATGGCTAAacatcaaatattttaatttcattgagtAATAAACTTTGCTGAAATTCATGCCATCATTCATCTCGATTCGCGTATGATATGTCATAATCAAACTTCAAAAATGATACGACCGTATTTGTTGCCACTCGCCAATCTGATCCTATTGGTAAAAGTTGGGCCAAGTTATTATTAATTCCTGTTCATAGTTGATCTTAACtgttatatatataacattattctAAATTtaccaatttcaaaaaaaaaaaaaaaaaaacggagagtGATGAAATACAATCTAGTTTCTACAACTCTactatattctcctttaattatacagcagtttttgcttttttgagTTGCACTCACTTGTAGTACCAAAAAGACGAGAACAATTCTATAGTTTCAAATTTAGCTtataaaacttttgaaaaagagtgaaattaaaaagaaaaagttaaatgTAAAGAGGGCTCCACGGTGAAAGCTAAGTTAGACGTTCCTATAATCTGGACGGTTGTGGCGATGAATCAAATACGAATCTTCACCGTTGGATATGTCGAAAACCGAACTCTGACCAATCAAACGGTGATGCTGCATCTCCTTCTGCCTCCTCAGCTCCAACACCTTCCTATGCGAATTTGAATGCTTCGTCGACACAAACGTTGGGCTTGCAGCGGGCCGGTACTCCGGCACTAACCTCCCAGATTTATACCTTACCCCGCATGCATTGCACAATGTCTTTGGGCCCATGGGCCCAGTTCGCCACTGCGGCGTCTGTTCCGCCGCGCAGTGCAGGCATTTTCGGCCCGATGCCTCGGAATTCGCCCCATCTCTCTTCTTCGCGGGCCTTTGCTCCGCGTCCGTTTTAACAACCCGAACCACGCGCGTGGACCAATCACCAGGCGCGGCGCGTGAGCGCTTGCTTCGTGCCTTGGCTGGGAGAGGCGTTTCGGGGTGGAATAACGGTGCGTTTCGAGCATCCGAAGAAGAAGACGATTGAGGTGTCTGAGGCTTCACGCCGGAGATAAGGTGAAGAGTTTTCAGCTCCTCCTCCGCCGGAAAGGACTCTTCAACGAAATTCGAGAGCCATTCCAGTTCCGCCACGTCATCATACTGTAcagacaaataaagaaaataataattaatttgattcatatgtataattgattttttgttgtttgtggaatttttttgaaaaattaccgGAACGCAGAACTCTTCGGAGAATTGAGGATCCACTCCGGCGAAGCAGCGGAAGCTGCTGCCGGAAATGGAGGAGTTACAGCTGTCGACGGCGGTGACGACAGAGACGTCGGTGGAGTTTCCGGCGGTATTGTTGAAAAATCCGTCAGATGTGATAGCGTCCGTGTTGGCGTTGGAGAAGTCGAGAAGGTCGTCAATGGTGAAAACCTCGCCGGGCTTCTGGTCAGCGTGACGCTTCTCCGGCGAGAGTTGGTCCGGAGTGGCGGCAAAATATCCCGCAATGAAGTATTCCGGCAattccattaaaaaaaaaacgagagaatgagatttttttttttttgggtgtgaGAATTGAGAAAGAGACTATCTGAGAAGTGAGATGAGGGGTGCTACTGGTGGGGTTTTGAGGAGTGAAGTAAGGGCATAGTTGACATTTTGGTATCATATAGGAGCATCTTTTCTCATGCAGAAAATGTATTCTACTCTAGGGAACTCACTGTCACTGACTTGCAAGTTCTGCAAAGTTAATTATGCgcttccattattattattattttgttgttttctttttttttttaagagaagGTTTAAAAggacagcaatttttgtgatttgtaacctTTAAGTAGTTATtaatgatgtttttaatggtatgaaattttatttaatgggatgaaataacttattttttttttaatagttacaTGCTgtacaaaatttaataaaattgctgcCCTAgactttttcctttttcaatggTAGTTAACTTTTACTGTTAGTATTAACTTAGCCCGTTGCTCCTTTTACTGCTGTGGAGCAAGAAGTGGAGTAGTTGGCTCCAAACTTTACAACTTGGAAAATAATGATCATAGTACCTTATAATTATGGTCGATAAATAACAACCACGTGATCATCTTCGCCTAAACACAAAAGGCAATAATCAAAGTTCAGGCACATGTGTGCATATGTATGAAGTAATTTGCAATCAATTAGTTTTATTATTAACCATCTACTACACAAGACAATTTTCCAACTGTCATTTTCATATTTCAGTACATTGGTGTTTCCATGTTTttcatatttttgtaattttatatgcAACTTTTGGCAATTGGTAAGTTGTAAAATAGTTATTG contains:
- the LOC112772764 gene encoding GATA transcription factor 9 — translated: MELPEYFIAGYFAATPDQLSPEKRHADQKPGEVFTIDDLLDFSNANTDAITSDGFFNNTAGNSTDVSVVTAVDSCNSSISGSSFRCFAGVDPQFSEEFCVPYDDVAELEWLSNFVEESFPAEEELKTLHLISGVKPQTPQSSSSSDARNAPLFHPETPLPAKARSKRSRAAPGDWSTRVVRVVKTDAEQRPAKKRDGANSEASGRKCLHCAAEQTPQWRTGPMGPKTLCNACGVRYKSGRLVPEYRPAASPTFVSTKHSNSHRKVLELRRQKEMQHHRLIGQSSVFDISNGEDSYLIHRHNRPDYRNV